aaaaataaaaaattaaattaaatgaaacaaaaacaataacaTATTATCATCAAGACCACATACAAATCGAATGAAACAGGATACAGAAAAACGAATTGTAACTGAAAAAAATCGAACCAATTTGATTCGATTTCCATTTGAGGTAATGAAAATAATTCTAGGGAAGCTTGATATTGGGCTGTCAGTTGGACCTAGCAATGTAAGAGGTAAGGTTTCGAGtatggatcaggttctcatacAAGAATGGTTATTGTATGGTTTGATCAAACAGATGGAATCCATCACAGGGTTTTTCCTTGGATGAAGTCTATCTGTGTAGATCTATTTCTAGTACGAGGACTTAATCCGCTCTCTTATTTATACTGGTGCTTAAAAGGCAAAAGTCGAATCTCATTCAGGTCAATATGGGGAGGGCAATGAGTCTTTTTTGTGTGCTAGAGCAGAGCTTGTGCGTGGGGGGGATGATGGCCCTTCTCATGCAAGGCATCTCAGATGGAAGCCCACATCCTAAATGCCGAATACTATATGACCTTCTACGATCTTGCCTCGAGGATATGGCTTAGATGGTAAGTCTTGCTTCTATAAGGGACAAAGTTTTCCCTTAGCCCATAATAGCAGATGTTGAAATGGAATCTCACTCCGATTAGAAGAAGGTATTTTGCAAAATATTAAAACCTGAAGGTATTTGTGAACTcatagggaaacttgggattcCATTTTGGCCCCATGGTTGCTGCTACATGCGCCTGTAGCTGCACAGCATGTCCACGAGAGGCATACCATGTGCAAAACACCTGCATGGCACGTCGGTTTCAATGAATAAGCCCTTGGtgtgcgctgtggcctgccACGGCGTGCTGCTTGACAGAAAAATTGGGCCTCAACCTAATATACATTGACGAGACTCATGGAATGGAAAGGATTTAATTTGAAAACGCTTGCTTAATCCTATTCAAAGGTCATTACTTGTTAACCTGACCTATTCAAAGCTCACTAATTGCAAATCCAATTTGGGCCAGCCGCCAGCCTGAGTGACGCCCCTACAAAAAGAGAAGTTTTCTTGGACATAGGAATTCTATGAATGGGCAATCTCTCACCCAGGAggttaaaaaaatttgaaatttatatgTAAGTTTTTTCTTGGACATAGGAATTCTATGAATGGTCCATTACGTATATGtaaatttcagcccaaatggTTGATAATTCCCACCATGTGACAGGTTAACATGTAAGGTTAATTTATCATTTCaacgtgaaaaaaaaaaaaaaagacttaaaaaTAAGCTATGTGTTCAATGGGAGAGGTCACCCGTGAGAATGAGGTCAATCGCAATGGATGCATGAGCATCAACATGAGGCAAGATCTTTCGCATTCATGTGGTTGACTGGtcatttcatttctctttttgtcTAGATGAAAAGACCACTCTAATAGGCAagcttcttttgtttattttattttattttttttaaatctgatCGTTAAGAAGATTAGttattaaattataaataagtCAGTTGTTCACATGCAAAATTTCAACACAAAAGTTTGATCACTTGACAAAATAAGCTTCCACAACTTAACAAGGACACACAATAATGCATCGACCGCCATTGAGTACATAGAATTGAGTCATGTCCCTCCATGATTACGAAAACTCCCACTTTGATCATGCTCGTGGTTAGGAATCATATTATTTGATCAAAGAGCGTGTGTCTATAGTCAAAAACATATCCTATGTTTCTTTGAGAATATAGTATTGTTAATTGGAAGCCAAAGATTCCACCTCAGCCTCTAAATGATCAACACATGGATCATTGGATCAATGGATCAGAGAATAAACTCGAAGGAATTGATCCTGATAGCTTGTTGTTCgataggtttaaatagttgagagaaaatgataatccCAGAGACGAAGGAATCGAACAAGACAATTGGTTATTCTGCAAATAAAGAGTTAAGAATCTGTAGATCTCCGATGCTCGACGGTATCTCGCAGGAAAACATATTATAGCTCAAGTCAGTGGAAATAAGGGATTTGGCTTTTGCAATGTCCGACGTCAGGAGACCGTTGGATTGGTTCATAGTGTGATGATGTAGACGTTCGGCAAACCCCACAGTCTGGGGGGCACGCTACCAGAAAGAGAGTTATTGCTAACCCGGAAACGAATCATTGAGGTACAATTCGCATAATTCGTTGGGATTTCTCCGGTGAACATGTTATGCAACATCAGCAACACCTTCAACTTACCCTTCTTACACATTTCCGGCGGAATCGGACCTGTCAAGTAGTTATAAGATACATCGATGAAGTTGAAGTCTGCCAATAACCCCTGAGCTGATTCATGCTGAGCGTGAGTTTCACAAGGTTCCTTAAGTCACCGAATTCCTCTGGGACCCCACCTGAGAATTGATTCCCGTAGAGTTGCAGACACACGAGCCGCGTCAAGAATCTCAGCTCCGTTAGATCTCCTTCAAGCAAATTAATGGAGGCGTCGAAGTAAGTGAGACCAGTAAGATTCCCAAATCCAGGTGGGATTTTTCCTGTTAGTTGATTATGATAGAGCTCAAGCTGTCACAGATTCGTAAGCTTCATTATATCAACTGGGATCTCATGGGATAGATTGTTATGAGCGAGTTCTAAGTCGATGAGTCCAGTGAAGTTTCCAATGCCTTTGGGAATCTCTCCTTCGAGGCTGCAATTGGAGAGGTACAGCTAGAACAACTTCTCCAGCTTCAAAACCTCCACGGGAATGGAGCCTTATCGAAGAGATTGTCGCTGAGACTCAGAAAGGGAGATTTATCATGTTCGCCAGTGAACTCCATGGTAAAGGACCCGAGAACCCACTGGAATTCAAGCTCAGCAACTCTAACTGGGTTAGAGTGGATAAATCGGGGAGCATACCCGAGAAGGAATTAAACCCAAGATCTAAGTACCTCAACTTACTGCATTTCCTCAAAACATCTATGATGGTACCGTAAATGAAATTCGATCCGAGACCCAGTTTCTGTAGGTATGGAAGCTGGCAGAGGGAATCTAAGGGGATAACACCGACCAGATTTCTATTACCCAGTTCAATACTTGTTACCGAACAATCTGAATTACAGGAAACCCTGGTGAAATTGTAAGGTTGATTGTGTGCTGTCCATGAATCGAAAACAATGGTATTGGATTTCTGAAACGCAGCCTTCAATTTCATTAGGATTTCAAGATCATCTGGTTGGACAGTAGAGAGAAGATACAGGAAGAAAAAATGTAGAACCACCGACATGGAAGGCTGGGAAGGTAGAGAACAGACCCTTCTCATCTGGGTCTCCTCTAGGACGACGGCCGACGGATGACTTAAAACGAGTAACAAGTGCGCGTTATTGTGATCCCACCTCAAAATCATGATTAAAGAGAGTGAGTGTAAGacagctcctttttttttttttttttgttgggaaaaATATGTTTCCCTCCCCTCAATTTTTaggaattatattttttttcgctTATTGTTTCAGTAATTACACTACCC
The Macadamia integrifolia cultivar HAES 741 unplaced genomic scaffold, SCU_Mint_v3 scaffold2363, whole genome shotgun sequence genome window above contains:
- the LOC122066363 gene encoding receptor-like protein kinase 7, whose protein sequence is MILRWDHNNAHLLLVLSHPSAVVLEETQMRRVCSLPSQPSMSVVLHFFFLYLLSTVQPDDLEILMKLKAAFQKSNTIVFDSWTAHNQPYNFTRVSCNSDCSVTSIELGNRNLVGVIPLDSLCQLPYLQKLGLGSNFIYGTIIDVLRKCSKLRYLDLGFNSFSATISSIRLHSRGGFEAGEVVLALELYHNQLTGKIPPGFGNLTGLTYFDASINLLEGDLTELRFLTRLVCLQLYGNQFSGGVPEEFGDLRNLVKLTLSMNQLRGYWQTSTSSMYLITT